The genomic stretch CCGCCGGCAACGCGAGCTGCCGGATGCCGACCGACTCCACCTCCACTCCGAACTGATCCCGCGCGGACTCGCTCACGATCGCACGGATCTCGGCCTCGATTTGCGCCAACCGCACTTCACCCGGCGCGACCGAGACGAGCTGCGCGAAAAGGTAGTTGCCCAAGACCGAGTTGCGCGCGCTCGTCGCGATCCCGTCCAGCCGCGCGCGAAACGCCGTCACGTCGCCTCGCGTGGATTGCAGGAAACGCAGCGGATCCTCGATCTTCCACACCACGAAGTACGGCAGGATGACGTTGCGCTTGTCCATCGTCAGCGCCTCCGACAACCGGCCCTCCAGCACGTCGAGCCGTGCATCGAAACGGGCCACGCTCTCGAACGGCCACGGCAGTTTCCACCGCACTCCCGGCTCGGTCGCCACGCGCACCGGCCGTCCGAATCGCGTCACGACCGCTTGTTCGATCTCCGACACTTGGAAACAAAACGCGCCGTAGCCGAGCAAGGTCGCGAGCAACAGCCCCAGCATCC from Opitutales bacterium ASA1 encodes the following:
- a CDS encoding protease modulator HflC → MKFVVACRWMLGLLLATLLGYGAFCFQVSEIEQAVVTRFGRPVRVATEPGVRWKLPWPFESVARFDARLDVLEGRLSEALTMDKRNVILPYFVVWKIEDPLRFLQSTRGDVTAFRARLDGIATSARNSVLGNYLFAQLVSVAPGEVRLAQIEAEIRAIVSESARDQFGVEVESVGIRQLALPAANTPFVFDRMRAERAQDAARFRAEGQREADEIRATAEAEKTALLAEARRYADGRRGAAEAEAARITAEAYRQDPELFTFLRELEVLRKVAGRNITVVTDPRTPPFHLLVPPSPERPDVEGAAGP